The following proteins are encoded in a genomic region of Corynebacterium atypicum:
- the efp gene encoding elongation factor P, translating into MATTADFKNGLVLKVDGKLQQIVEFQHVKPGKGPAFVRTKLKDVVSGKTIDKTWNAGVKVETATVDRRDMTYLYFDGSAYVVMDDKTFEQFELSADKFGDAARFLLENMHVQVSFHEGEALFAELPVSVELKIKHTDPGLQGDRSSGGTKPAELETGAEIQVPLFIETGNVVKVDTRTGEYLSRTSN; encoded by the coding sequence GTGGCAACTACTGCCGATTTCAAGAACGGCCTCGTCCTCAAGGTCGATGGCAAGCTGCAGCAGATCGTCGAGTTTCAGCACGTCAAGCCGGGCAAGGGGCCGGCGTTTGTGCGCACCAAGCTGAAAGACGTTGTCTCGGGCAAGACCATCGACAAGACGTGGAACGCCGGGGTCAAGGTGGAGACCGCCACCGTCGATCGCCGCGATATGACGTACCTGTACTTCGACGGCTCGGCCTACGTGGTGATGGACGATAAGACCTTCGAGCAGTTCGAGCTGAGCGCGGATAAATTCGGCGACGCCGCGCGCTTCCTGCTGGAGAATATGCACGTGCAGGTATCCTTCCACGAGGGCGAGGCGCTTTTTGCGGAGCTTCCGGTCTCGGTGGAGCTGAAGATCAAGCACACCGACCCGGGCCTGCAGGGCGATCGCTCCAGCGGCGGCACCAAGCCGGCCGAGCTGGAGACCGGCGCCGAGATTCAGGTGCCCCTGTTTATTGAGACCGGCAACGTGGTCAAGGTAGACACCCGTACCGGCGAGTACCTCTCGCGGACCAGCAACTAG
- a CDS encoding YbjN domain-containing protein — protein MSETDPENKPADPQRADSVPVTPVDSASVCQALERMDLRYQVREYSGNPHMDLVLTGFVDAAISFLCIDGELRCEARWRGEVPDAQAARVLETTRTLNEANFIPALFVTEGFEANTLAVVARARMPIATGLTTEQLDNFLVFYLRQTVSAFATLARVFPESVDWQDPHA, from the coding sequence GTGAGCGAAACCGATCCAGAAAACAAACCAGCCGACCCCCAGCGTGCCGACTCCGTGCCCGTCACGCCGGTGGACTCCGCCAGCGTGTGCCAGGCGCTCGAGCGCATGGACCTGCGCTACCAGGTCCGCGAGTACAGCGGCAACCCGCACATGGACCTGGTGTTGACCGGGTTTGTCGACGCCGCGATCTCGTTTCTATGCATCGACGGCGAGCTGCGCTGCGAGGCCAGGTGGCGCGGGGAGGTCCCCGACGCCCAGGCCGCGCGCGTCCTCGAGACAACCCGTACCCTCAACGAGGCAAACTTCATTCCGGCGCTCTTTGTCACCGAGGGCTTCGAGGCCAACACCCTCGCGGTGGTGGCGCGCGCCCGGATGCCCATCGCAACGGGGCTGACGACGGAGCAGCTGGACAACTTCCTCGTCTTCTACCTCCGCCAGACCGTCTCGGCGTTCGCGACGCTGGCCCGCGTCTTCCCCGAGTCCGTCGACTGGCAGGATCCCCACGCGTAG
- the pyrR gene encoding bifunctional pyr operon transcriptional regulator/uracil phosphoribosyltransferase PyrR: protein MSEGTTPADGTIEILSSAQVGRTVARIAHQIIEKTALDAPHAPRVVLLGIPSGGVPLARRLAAAIKEFSGVDVFAGALDTALYRDDLRRRPHRALQPTSLPAAGIDDAVVVLVDDVLYSGRTVRAALDALRDEGRPERIQLAVLVDRGHRQLPIRADFVGKNLPTAHDEDVTVSLEDIDGRDAVTLTRKGGRHA, encoded by the coding sequence ATGAGCGAAGGCACCACGCCGGCCGACGGAACGATCGAAATCTTAAGTTCCGCGCAGGTCGGACGCACCGTCGCGCGCATCGCGCACCAGATTATTGAAAAGACCGCGTTGGACGCGCCACACGCGCCGCGCGTCGTACTGCTCGGCATCCCCAGCGGAGGGGTGCCCTTGGCGCGCCGGTTGGCGGCCGCAATCAAGGAGTTCAGCGGCGTCGACGTCTTTGCCGGCGCGCTAGACACCGCCCTTTACCGCGACGACCTGCGCCGCCGCCCGCATCGCGCGCTCCAACCCACCAGCTTGCCGGCCGCGGGCATCGACGATGCGGTCGTCGTTCTCGTCGACGACGTGCTGTATTCCGGCAGGACGGTGCGCGCGGCGCTCGACGCCCTGCGCGACGAGGGGCGCCCGGAGCGCATCCAGCTGGCCGTCCTCGTCGACCGGGGGCACCGCCAGCTGCCCATCCGAGCCGACTTCGTGGGTAAAAACCTGCCTACCGCGCACGACGAGGACGTCACGGTCAGCCTCGAGGACATCGACGGCCGCGATGCGGTGACCCTGACCCGGAAAGGCGGGCGGCACGCATGA
- a CDS encoding aspartate carbamoyltransferase catalytic subunit, which yields MRNLLDTGDLSRAEIVALMDEAENFRAALAGREIKKLPTLRGRTVFTLFYENSTRTRSSFETAGKWMSADVINMSASSSSVKKGESLKDTGLTLAAIGADAIIIRHPSSGAAVHLARELDRELGAAAPAVINAGDGRHQHPTQALLDAVTMRQRLGSLDALNGARVLIVGDCVHSRVVRSNVDVLNALGAEVVLCAPPTLLPVGVDTWPVRTAFDFDAEIGRADVVMMLRVQQERMHGGFFPSHREYSSLYGLSPQRLEAMKEGAIVMHPGPMLRGMEINYDVADAPQTAVLQQVANGVHVRMAVLHTLLAHEPGLSAGALDTAARRD from the coding sequence ATGAGAAACCTGCTCGATACCGGGGACTTAAGCCGCGCGGAGATCGTGGCGCTGATGGACGAGGCGGAGAACTTCCGTGCCGCGTTGGCCGGCCGCGAGATCAAGAAGCTGCCGACGCTGCGCGGGCGCACCGTCTTTACCCTGTTCTACGAGAACTCCACCCGTACGCGCTCCTCCTTCGAGACCGCGGGCAAGTGGATGAGCGCGGACGTGATCAACATGTCTGCGTCGTCGTCCTCGGTGAAGAAGGGCGAGTCGCTAAAGGATACGGGGCTCACACTCGCCGCGATCGGCGCGGACGCGATCATCATCCGGCACCCGTCGTCCGGGGCGGCCGTGCACCTGGCGCGGGAGTTGGACCGCGAGCTCGGTGCGGCCGCCCCCGCGGTGATCAACGCGGGCGATGGGCGCCACCAGCACCCCACCCAGGCGCTGCTCGACGCGGTGACGATGCGCCAGCGCTTAGGCTCGCTCGACGCTCTGAACGGCGCGCGGGTGCTCATCGTCGGCGACTGCGTGCATTCGCGGGTGGTGCGCTCGAACGTCGACGTGCTTAACGCGTTGGGCGCGGAGGTGGTGCTCTGCGCCCCGCCGACGCTGCTTCCGGTCGGCGTCGATACCTGGCCGGTGCGCACGGCCTTCGACTTCGACGCCGAGATAGGCCGCGCGGATGTGGTCATGATGCTGCGCGTCCAGCAAGAGCGGATGCACGGCGGGTTTTTCCCCTCGCACCGCGAGTACTCGAGCCTCTACGGGCTGTCCCCGCAGCGACTCGAGGCGATGAAAGAGGGGGCCATCGTGATGCACCCCGGCCCCATGCTGCGCGGCATGGAGATCAATTATGACGTCGCCGATGCCCCGCAGACCGCGGTGCTGCAGCAGGTGGCAAACGGCGTGCACGTGCGCATGGCTGTGTTGCACACGCTGCTCGCCCACGAGCCGGGCCTTTCCGCCGGCGCATTAGACACGGCAGCCAGGAGGGACTGA
- a CDS encoding dihydroorotase: MTNGACYPEVGPLAAHPRGSLLIRSVRPYGEGAPVNVLIEDGRIVNMSAPADQTADNVLDAAGGVLLPGLVDMHVHLREPGREDTETIATGARAASRGGFTAVFTMANTTPVTDQPIIAEGVWAKGQKLNLCDVHPVGAITKGLEGASLTEFGMMARSQARVRMFSDDGVCVDNPLIMRRALEYARGCDVLIAQHAEDARLVAGGCAHEGPMAGRLGLPGRPRTAEEAIVIRDALLARDFGNRLHICHVSSAGTVELLRFAHAQKIPVTSEVTPHHLLLTDEPLDRFDGALRVNPPLREASDAEALCQALLDGDIDCVATDHAPHGAEEKCCDFEHALPGMLGLETSLAIIARLFVEPGLADWRFVARVMSERPAEIVRLPGQGRPLAVGEPANLAVIDPDSPWTVQPDQLASKSKNTPFAGMTFNARVTATVLRGKVTHRLGNDS; the protein is encoded by the coding sequence ATGACAAACGGTGCTTGTTACCCCGAGGTAGGTCCCCTGGCCGCGCACCCACGCGGCAGCCTGCTCATCCGCTCCGTGCGGCCCTACGGCGAGGGCGCCCCGGTGAATGTGCTAATCGAGGACGGCCGGATCGTGAACATGTCCGCGCCGGCCGACCAGACCGCGGACAATGTCCTTGATGCCGCCGGCGGCGTGTTGCTGCCCGGCCTGGTAGACATGCACGTCCACCTGCGCGAGCCGGGCCGAGAGGACACCGAGACGATCGCCACCGGCGCGCGTGCGGCCTCCCGCGGCGGGTTTACCGCAGTGTTCACCATGGCCAACACCACACCGGTCACCGATCAGCCGATCATCGCCGAGGGCGTGTGGGCGAAGGGCCAAAAGCTCAATCTGTGTGACGTCCACCCGGTGGGGGCGATCACGAAGGGCTTGGAAGGCGCGTCGCTCACCGAGTTCGGCATGATGGCGCGCAGCCAGGCGCGGGTGCGGATGTTCTCCGACGACGGCGTGTGCGTGGACAACCCGCTGATCATGCGCCGAGCGCTCGAGTATGCCCGGGGATGTGACGTGCTCATCGCCCAGCACGCCGAAGACGCCCGGCTGGTCGCCGGCGGCTGCGCGCACGAGGGGCCCATGGCCGGTCGGCTGGGGCTTCCCGGCCGGCCGCGGACGGCCGAAGAGGCGATCGTGATCCGCGACGCTCTGCTTGCCCGCGACTTTGGCAACCGGTTGCACATCTGCCACGTCTCGAGCGCGGGCACGGTCGAGCTGCTGCGGTTCGCCCACGCCCAGAAGATCCCGGTGACTTCGGAGGTGACGCCGCACCATCTGTTGCTCACCGACGAGCCGCTCGACAGGTTCGACGGTGCGCTGCGGGTCAACCCGCCGCTGCGCGAGGCCTCGGATGCCGAGGCGCTGTGCCAGGCCCTCCTCGACGGGGACATCGACTGCGTGGCCACTGATCACGCCCCGCACGGAGCCGAGGAGAAGTGCTGCGATTTCGAGCACGCCCTGCCCGGGATGCTGGGGCTAGAGACCTCGCTGGCCATCATCGCACGGCTCTTCGTCGAACCGGGCCTGGCTGACTGGCGCTTCGTCGCCCGGGTGATGAGCGAGCGCCCCGCCGAGATCGTGCGGCTGCCGGGCCAGGGGCGTCCGCTGGCCGTCGGAGAGCCGGCGAACCTCGCCGTCATCGACCCGGATAGCCCCTGGACGGTGCAGCCCGACCAGCTAGCATCCAAGTCGAAAAACACCCCGTTTGCTGGGATGACGTTCAACGCCAGGGTCACGGCCACGGTGCTGCGCGGCAAGGTGACCCACCGGCTCGGAAACGACTCTTAA